The following coding sequences lie in one Mercenaria mercenaria strain notata chromosome 5, MADL_Memer_1, whole genome shotgun sequence genomic window:
- the LOC123556227 gene encoding uncharacterized protein LOC123556227 — protein sequence MFCTPEYTQNVSLRLSNVLDEIGVNDNIVMKRRNTVLTEESLRTVTKTLEGLDTTLFHFGSRTEGTTTAGLLPDSDTLVCDNHFNIMQDLGEWQQGFTNLLMVRDEDTPPGYCLLQKTYENVPLPVDYTPSNDFVTDRRRRVVMKNSWFVDRIPEGCTRHGPSQSLRGIPGFADDDLVYAYYCKSWPLEAMPWLQRGSVGNWPTEEIKRQSVNDGCFVVPVGKVGTQDEELQWRISTCLTERTLMFSLNISQIRCYVLMKMILKSYPILHSDDALSTFICKTVLIHCIESTQANFWQDDNLLSSLNFCLKFLYNCVSFDHCPHFIIHVNNLMAGRIPPDIKPQILEGIRHIILSNGRALLEIEIDQLGRRLSGQLGRRLSRQFQLVLPSVQFYCQNLSGNLLHNFMLRLSACNREFLSDLAQCKTEIVVQTLSQSIDKLGGIHLEGNEFEQAASKLLSPFLCMSLGSVLASHSISLNRFIPREAFALLLQGSKADLSSRLKCASVFYCTGNMVQTEYILKDIEEQYNLVNVQSVCCCYQEQGQSPGKSFITVSAVGDIEAVINYTGFCVRYLPYEFNCIPEELQHELFRSEFDMHQNRGMHDDWMDWVAVDSIPYFYFLQYKVYSSLGDIEQQQRAFTNLRRRTDTDLSLGHRETALNLLGQCMEEEDRLEDALNCYTESTNLHPTNNAANFHTSQVLQKIHDRQ from the coding sequence ATGTTCTGCACACCAGAGTATACACAGAACGTGTCCTTGCGACTGTCCAATGTGCTTGACGAAATAGGTGTAAATGACAACATTGTGATGAAGAGGAGAAACACAGTGCTTACAGAGGAGTCTTTGAGGACAGTGACCAAAACATTAGAAGGTTTGGATACAACATTGTTTCATTTTGGCAGTCGTACAGAAGGCACAACTACAGCAGGACTTCTACCAGACTCTGATACCCTGGTCTGTGACAATCACTTTAATATCATGCAGGATCTTGGAGAATGGCAACAAGGTTTTACTAATCTGTTAATGGTTCGAGACGAGGATACTCCACCTGGATACTGTTTGCTACAGAAAACATACGAGAATGTCCCCCTACCTGTTGATTATACGCCAAGCAATGATTTTGTTACAGACAGGAGAAGAAGAGTTGTCATGAAGAATTCATGGTTTGTCGACAGAATCCCTGAAGGATGCACAAGGCATGGTCCTTCACAGTCACTGAGAGGCATACCAGGCTTTGCTGATGATGACCTAGTGTATGCGTACTACTGTAAATCCTGGCCACTTGAGGCAATGCCTTGGTTACAAAGAGGAAGTGTAGGAAACTGGCCCACTGAAGAAATAAAGAGACAATCTGTGAATGACGGATGTTTTGTTGTTCCAGTTGGCAAAGTAGGTACTCAAGATGAAGAACTTCAATGGAGAATATCTACTTGTCTCACAGAACGTACATTAATGTTCAGTTTAAACATTTCTCAAATTAGATGTTATGTATTAATGAAGATGATCCTGAAATCTTACCCTATCCTTCATTCTGATGATGCACTCTCaacttttatttgtaaaactgttTTGATACATTGCATTGAAAGCACTCAGGCAAATTTCTGGCAAGATGATAACTTATTATCAAGTTTAAATTTCTGCTTAAAATTTCTTTACAACTGTGTGTCATTTGACCACTGTCCACACTTTATTATACATGTGAACAATCTTATGGCAGGACGCATTCCACCTGATATCAAACCACAGATACTAGAGGGAATACGTCACATTATACTGAGTAATGGTAGAGCTTTACTGGAGATTGAAATTGACCAACTTGGTAGGAGGTTAAGTGGACAACTTGGTAGGAGGCTTAGTCGACAGTTTCAACTTGTCTTACCATCAGTTCAATTTTACTGTCAAAATCTATCAGGAAATCTTCTTCATAATTTTATGCTGCGCCTGAGTGCATGCAATAGAGAGTTTCTATCAGACTTGGCACAATGTAAGACTGAAATTGTTGTCCAAACTTTATCACAGTCTATTGACAAACTGGGAGGCATACATCTTGAAGGCAATGAATTTGAACAAGCAGCCAGTAAACTTCTGTCACCATTTCTATGCATGTCGCTAGGATCAGTTCTGGCATCACACAGTATTTCACTTAACAGATTTATACCACGAGAAGCTTTTGCCTTGTTATTGCAAGGGTCCAAAGCAGATCTCTCTTCTAGACTGAAATGTGCATCAGTGTTCTATTGTACAGGAAACATGGTGCAGACGGAATATATTCTTAAAGACATTGAGGAACAATACAATTTAGTAAATGTCCAATCAGTCTGTTGCTGCTACCAAGAGCAAGGACAATCCCCGGGGAAATCTTTCATAACAGTGTCTGCTGTTGGAGATATTGAAGCTGTTATCAACTACACTGGATTCTGTGTGAGGTACTTGCCCTATGAATTTAACTGTATTCCAGAGGAGCTTCAGCATGAATTGTTTAGATCAGAATTTGACATGCATCAAAACAGAGGAATGCATGACGACTGGATGGACTGGGTTGCGGTAGACTCCATTCCTTACTTTTACTTCTTACAATACAAGGTCTACAGTAGCCTGGGAGATATAGAGCAACAACAGAGAGCTTTCACTAACTTGAGAAGAAGAACAGACACAGACTTAAGCCTGGGACACCGAGAAACAGCCTTGAATCTACTTGGACAATGTATGGAGGAGGAGGACAGACTTGAGGATGCATTAAACTGCTACACAGAATCTACAAACCTACATCCGACCAATAATGCTGCAAATTTTCATACAAGCCAAGTTTTACAGAAAATTCATGACCGTCAATAG